From one candidate division WOR-3 bacterium genomic stretch:
- the cas6 gene encoding CRISPR system precrRNA processing endoribonuclease RAMP protein Cas6: protein MFDGLYFSRLRFSLQLERPHKLREPLGRMLHGVLGSGLRRVVCPCGDGVRCDQCPTSADCAYSYIFESPPPKDTSLRYADRYHPHPYVIDPPPAGTDAVSEISFDVILVGRAIEYLPLVVLALERTRLGSVRARLREVADSAKAEPRAVFVAGRGFIAPPSRVCFEAMRQEGAAPGCERLTIRFVQPTLIQSQNRMVRRILRFETLLRALVRRLTRLGEYHCGIRPVLDKDRFYLAAEQVEIGSSSLRWEQEQGNRHQPADGLRGEVTYFGPLAEYLPILRMGEHLHVGKGTTIGLGRYELGDEWEKPMGP from the coding sequence ATGTTTGACGGTCTCTACTTCTCCCGCCTGCGGTTTAGCCTGCAACTGGAGCGCCCGCACAAGCTACGAGAGCCGTTGGGTCGGATGCTGCACGGCGTCCTAGGCAGCGGCCTGCGCCGCGTGGTCTGCCCGTGCGGGGACGGCGTCAGGTGCGACCAATGTCCAACCAGCGCTGACTGCGCATATTCTTACATCTTTGAGTCGCCGCCGCCGAAAGACACTAGCTTGCGCTATGCGGACAGGTATCATCCGCACCCATATGTGATAGATCCGCCGCCGGCGGGCACCGATGCCGTATCTGAGATAAGTTTTGATGTCATACTCGTCGGGAGGGCCATAGAATACCTTCCCCTTGTTGTGCTGGCGCTGGAGCGGACTAGACTTGGTTCAGTCCGAGCGCGACTGCGCGAGGTTGCTGACTCGGCAAAGGCTGAGCCGCGTGCGGTGTTTGTTGCGGGCCGAGGGTTTATCGCGCCGCCGAGCCGGGTGTGTTTTGAGGCCATGCGGCAGGAAGGCGCTGCGCCGGGGTGCGAGCGGCTGACAATCAGGTTTGTCCAGCCCACGCTGATTCAAAGTCAGAACCGGATGGTCAGACGGATACTGAGATTCGAGACTCTGCTGCGAGCGCTGGTCAGACGTCTCACGCGATTGGGCGAGTATCACTGCGGGATACGGCCTGTTCTTGACAAGGACAGGTTCTACCTTGCCGCTGAACAGGTGGAGATTGGCTCCTCCAGCTTGAGATGGGAGCAGGAGCAAGGTAACCGGCACCAACCTGCTGACGGACTCAGGGGCGAAGTTACGTACTTTGGCCCTTTGGCCGAATACCTGCCCATCTTGCGAATGGGCGAGCATCTGCATGTAGGCAAAGGCACAACCATAGGTTTGGGGCGGTACGAGCTTGGTGACGAGTGGGAGAAACCGATGGGCCCATAA